In Pseudomonas sp. MM213, a genomic segment contains:
- a CDS encoding TolC family protein — protein MNSKCYCTGWPLVVGLAASVLALPSFAAALTLDEALRLAENNAPSLTAQDARIQAASSAAIPAGELPDPKLLLGVQNYPIGGPDRWSLDQDFMTMQMVGVRQEMPNSDKRKARIEVADAAVDRAAAERRVERLKVRQSTALAWISSYSIERKDALFQDFYKENRLLSDTVRARIAGGRAQPADAVTPKQEAAQLAEQQDDLILQRAQARAALKRWIGSAANDKPVGSLPEWPVDSSSYSHQLQHHPELAAFAPMTREAQARVREAESEKQSDWSWELDYQHRGRQFGDMVSVQFSWDLPLFPDARQNPKIAARHAELNQLEAEREALSREHTQQLENQLADYERLNRAVRRNQESLLPLAKEKVELSMASYRAGKGDLDTVVTARRELIEVRLKQIDVEEQRALTSARLYFAYGEASQ, from the coding sequence ATGAACTCCAAGTGCTATTGCACAGGCTGGCCCCTTGTGGTCGGCCTGGCGGCAAGCGTACTGGCATTGCCGAGCTTCGCTGCCGCACTGACACTCGATGAAGCGTTGCGGCTGGCCGAAAACAATGCGCCGTCACTGACCGCACAAGACGCCAGGATTCAGGCTGCCAGCAGCGCAGCCATCCCGGCGGGTGAACTACCTGATCCCAAGCTGCTTCTGGGAGTGCAGAACTACCCCATAGGCGGTCCGGATCGCTGGAGCCTCGACCAGGATTTCATGACCATGCAAATGGTCGGGGTCCGTCAGGAGATGCCGAACAGCGACAAGCGAAAAGCCCGTATCGAGGTCGCCGATGCGGCTGTTGATCGCGCTGCCGCCGAGCGTCGGGTCGAACGTCTGAAGGTCCGCCAGTCCACCGCACTGGCCTGGATCAGCAGTTATTCAATCGAGCGTAAAGATGCGTTGTTCCAGGACTTCTACAAAGAAAACCGCCTGCTGAGCGATACCGTCCGGGCCCGGATTGCTGGCGGCCGCGCCCAGCCCGCCGATGCGGTGACACCCAAACAGGAAGCCGCTCAGTTGGCAGAGCAGCAGGACGATCTGATTCTGCAGCGAGCCCAGGCCCGAGCAGCCCTCAAACGCTGGATTGGCTCAGCCGCCAACGACAAGCCTGTGGGCAGCCTGCCTGAATGGCCCGTCGATAGCTCAAGCTACTCCCATCAACTGCAACACCATCCGGAGCTGGCAGCGTTTGCGCCGATGACCCGCGAAGCGCAAGCCAGGGTTCGTGAAGCCGAGTCGGAGAAGCAATCGGATTGGAGTTGGGAGCTTGACTATCAGCATCGTGGCCGACAGTTCGGCGACATGGTCAGCGTGCAGTTTTCCTGGGATCTGCCGTTGTTTCCTGACGCTCGCCAAAACCCGAAAATCGCCGCCAGACACGCTGAACTCAACCAGCTTGAGGCCGAGCGCGAAGCCTTGTCACGCGAGCACACCCAGCAACTGGAGAACCAACTGGCTGACTACGAGCGCCTGAATCGTGCCGTGCGCCGAAACCAGGAAAGCCTGTTGCCGCTGGCCAAGGAAAAGGTCGAACTCAGCATGGCCAGCTATCGGGCCGGCAAAGGCGATTTAGACACCGTTGTGACCGCCCGACGTGAACTCATCGAAGTTCGGCTCAAACAAATCGACGTGGAAGAGCAGCGCGCGCTGACCAGTGCGCGTTTGTATTTTGCTTACGGGGAGGCCAGCCAATGA
- a CDS encoding efflux RND transporter periplasmic adaptor subunit: MKLEKWNGALLVSLSLALGVAGGYGFAYQRMSAAPNAVAEQDINAVPERKALYWYDPMYPQQKFDKPGKSPFMDMQLVPQYASGAGDRATVSIDPGLTQNLGLRFATVTRGTFHSSLDVTGVLALNERDVAVIQARTAGFVERVYAHAPGDVLNANAALADILVPEWAAAQTEFLALKRNGDAELLAAARQRLQLTGMPAALITQIERSGKVQPYLTLTSPIAGVLQALNVRTGMTVATGDTLARVNGLSSVWLAVAVPESQTGSITVGQTVEARLPAFPGTVLNGEVSAILPETSADSRTLRVRVELPNPDGRLRPGLTAQVRLNRSSEHSVLWVPSEAVIRTGRRALVMLAEDTGHYRPVEVQPGQESDGKTAILKGLEEGSKVVTSGQFLLDSEASLKGIVASTEDESPPSAAASGIHEADEEKSGSQP, encoded by the coding sequence ATGAAACTTGAAAAATGGAACGGGGCATTGCTGGTTAGCCTTTCGCTGGCATTGGGTGTTGCCGGTGGTTACGGGTTCGCTTACCAGCGTATGAGCGCAGCGCCAAATGCCGTGGCGGAGCAAGACATCAATGCTGTGCCCGAACGCAAAGCCCTGTATTGGTACGACCCGATGTACCCGCAGCAAAAGTTCGACAAACCGGGCAAGTCCCCCTTCATGGACATGCAACTGGTTCCCCAATACGCCAGCGGCGCAGGAGACCGGGCGACTGTCAGTATCGACCCGGGGCTGACCCAGAATCTCGGGCTGCGTTTTGCGACTGTCACCCGTGGAACCTTTCATTCCAGCCTCGACGTGACAGGTGTCCTGGCGCTCAACGAACGTGATGTTGCGGTGATTCAGGCACGCACCGCTGGCTTTGTGGAGCGAGTCTATGCCCATGCTCCAGGAGATGTGCTGAACGCCAACGCGGCGTTGGCGGATATTCTGGTGCCGGAATGGGCTGCGGCTCAGACGGAGTTCCTTGCCCTGAAGCGTAACGGCGACGCTGAGCTGCTGGCGGCGGCCCGCCAGCGACTGCAGCTCACCGGAATGCCGGCAGCGCTGATCACTCAGATAGAGCGTAGCGGTAAGGTTCAGCCGTACCTGACGCTGACCAGTCCCATCGCCGGTGTGCTTCAAGCGTTGAATGTGCGCACGGGCATGACCGTGGCGACGGGCGACACGCTGGCACGCGTCAATGGCTTGAGCAGTGTCTGGCTGGCCGTGGCCGTTCCAGAGTCGCAGACCGGATCGATCACAGTGGGGCAGACGGTCGAAGCACGGCTGCCAGCCTTCCCGGGGACGGTGCTCAACGGCGAGGTCAGCGCTATTTTGCCCGAGACCAGTGCGGACAGTCGCACCCTGCGTGTGCGGGTGGAACTGCCCAATCCGGACGGCCGCCTCAGGCCGGGTTTGACGGCGCAGGTGCGCCTGAACCGTTCGAGCGAACACAGTGTGTTGTGGGTGCCGAGCGAGGCGGTTATTCGTACGGGGCGACGGGCCTTGGTGATGCTCGCCGAAGACACCGGCCACTACCGCCCGGTAGAGGTGCAACCCGGACAGGAGAGCGATGGCAAGACGGCCATTTTGAAAGGTCTGGAAGAAGGCTCGAAGGTGGTTACGTCTGGCCAGTTCCTGCTGGACTCGGAGGCCAGTCTCAAGGGCATTGTCGCCAGCACTGAGGACGAGTCGCCACCCAGTGCAGCAGCCTCCGGTATTCATGAGGCGGATGAGGAAAAATCGGGGAGCCAGCCATGA
- a CDS encoding efflux RND transporter permease subunit, with protein sequence MIAALIRWSVANRFLVLLATLFVTAWGIWSVQSTPIDALPDLSDVQVIIRTPFAGQAPQIVENQVTYPLATTMLSVPGAKTVRGYSFFGDSFVYVLFEDGTDVYWARSRVLEYLSQIQSRLPASAKPALGPDATGVGWIYQYALVDRSGGHDLAQLRALQDWFLKFELKTLPNVAEVATVGGMVKQYQVQLDPLKLASLGITQTEVTEAIGKANQETGGAVLEMAETEFIVRASGYLKTLNDFRAIPLKLGADGVPVTLGDVATIQLGPEMRRGITELDGEGETVGGVVILRSGKNARETIAAVKTKLDELKSSLPAGVEIVTTYDRSKLIDRAVENLSHKLIEEFIVVALVCGIFLWHLRSSLVAIISLPVGVLMAFIIMRYQGINANIMSLGGIAIAIGAMVDAAVVMIENAHKKIEAWHAANPGEELKGERHWHVMTEAAAEVGPALFFCLLIITLSFIPVFTLEAQEGRLFGPLAFTKTYAMAAAAGLSVTLVPVLMGYWIRGRIPGEQQNPLNRWLIRIYQPALEAVLRRPKVTLLVALVVFVSALWPMSRLGGEFLPPLDEGDLLYMPSALPGLSAQKAAQLLQQTDRLIKTVPEVEHVFGKAGRAETATDPAPLEMFETTIQFKPHEQWRPGMTQEKLVEELDRVVRVPGLTNIWIPPIRNRIDMLATGIKSPIGVKVAGTQLTDIDAVTQAVERVAKGVPGVSSALAERLTGGRYIDVDIDRKAAARYGLNIADVQSIVAGAIGGENVGETIEGLARFPINVRYPREWRDSLGALEQLPIYTPSGIQITLGTVANVKISDGPAMLKSENARPSGWVYIDVRGRDIASVVADLRHAVNEQVKLQPGMSLSYSGQFEFLDRANARLKLVVPATLLIIFVLLYLTFARFDEALLIMATLPFALTGGAWFIYLLGFNLSVATGVGFIALAGVSAEFGVIMLLYLKNAWAEREDLGDSTERGLVAAIREGAVQRVRPKAMTVAVIIAGLLPILLGSGTGSEVMSRIAAPMVGGMITAPLLSLFVIPAAYRLMRRRHLVIESTHLKGNVV encoded by the coding sequence ATGATTGCGGCCCTGATTCGTTGGTCAGTCGCCAACCGGTTCCTGGTGTTACTGGCGACACTGTTCGTCACGGCGTGGGGCATATGGTCAGTGCAGAGCACACCCATCGATGCGCTGCCGGATCTCTCGGATGTTCAGGTGATTATCCGCACTCCCTTTGCGGGGCAAGCGCCGCAGATTGTCGAGAACCAGGTGACCTATCCGTTGGCCACCACCATGCTCTCAGTGCCGGGAGCCAAGACGGTGCGTGGTTATTCCTTCTTCGGTGACAGCTTCGTTTATGTGCTGTTCGAAGACGGCACTGACGTGTACTGGGCCCGTTCGCGGGTGCTGGAATATCTGAGTCAGATACAAAGTCGGTTGCCGGCCAGCGCCAAACCGGCGTTGGGGCCGGATGCAACGGGGGTGGGCTGGATCTATCAGTACGCACTGGTGGATCGCAGCGGTGGACACGACCTGGCGCAACTGCGCGCGCTTCAAGACTGGTTCCTCAAGTTCGAACTCAAGACCCTGCCCAACGTCGCGGAAGTGGCCACGGTGGGGGGCATGGTCAAGCAATACCAGGTGCAACTCGATCCGCTAAAACTGGCCAGCCTCGGAATCACTCAGACAGAGGTGACCGAGGCTATCGGCAAGGCTAATCAGGAAACGGGTGGCGCGGTACTGGAGATGGCGGAGACCGAATTCATCGTGCGCGCTTCCGGTTATCTGAAGACGCTCAATGACTTTCGAGCGATCCCGCTCAAGTTGGGGGCGGATGGCGTGCCGGTGACCCTTGGCGATGTCGCCACTATTCAGTTGGGGCCGGAAATGCGACGGGGCATTACCGAACTCGACGGCGAGGGCGAAACCGTCGGTGGCGTGGTGATTTTGCGCAGCGGCAAGAACGCTCGCGAGACCATTGCGGCGGTCAAGACCAAGCTCGACGAACTGAAAAGCAGTTTGCCGGCCGGAGTGGAAATCGTCACCACCTACGACCGCAGCAAGCTGATCGACCGCGCGGTGGAAAACCTCAGCCATAAGTTGATCGAAGAGTTCATTGTCGTCGCGCTGGTTTGCGGGATCTTCCTTTGGCACTTGCGCTCATCACTGGTGGCGATCATCTCCCTGCCGGTGGGCGTGCTGATGGCCTTCATCATCATGCGTTACCAAGGGATCAACGCCAACATCATGTCCTTGGGCGGGATTGCCATCGCCATCGGCGCCATGGTCGATGCTGCCGTGGTGATGATCGAGAATGCCCACAAGAAGATTGAGGCCTGGCACGCGGCCAATCCGGGGGAGGAATTGAAGGGCGAGCGTCATTGGCACGTCATGACCGAAGCAGCGGCAGAGGTCGGCCCGGCGCTGTTCTTCTGTTTGTTGATCATCACCTTATCGTTCATTCCGGTGTTCACCCTGGAAGCGCAGGAGGGGCGACTGTTTGGCCCGTTGGCGTTCACCAAAACCTATGCGATGGCCGCAGCGGCGGGGTTGTCGGTGACCTTGGTGCCCGTGCTGATGGGGTACTGGATTCGCGGGCGAATTCCCGGTGAGCAACAAAACCCGTTGAACCGCTGGTTGATCAGGATCTACCAGCCGGCCCTGGAGGCGGTGCTGCGCCGTCCCAAAGTCACCCTGCTGGTGGCACTGGTGGTGTTTGTCAGTGCGCTATGGCCGATGTCGCGCCTGGGCGGTGAGTTTCTCCCGCCTTTGGACGAAGGCGATCTGCTCTATATGCCTTCCGCTCTCCCGGGGTTGTCGGCACAGAAAGCTGCGCAGCTGCTGCAACAGACCGACCGCCTGATCAAGACGGTGCCCGAAGTCGAGCACGTGTTCGGCAAAGCGGGGCGTGCCGAAACTGCCACCGACCCGGCACCGTTGGAAATGTTCGAGACCACCATTCAATTCAAGCCACACGAGCAATGGCGGCCAGGCATGACTCAGGAAAAACTGGTGGAAGAACTGGATCGCGTGGTTCGGGTTCCAGGGCTGACCAATATCTGGATACCGCCGATTCGCAACCGTATCGACATGCTTGCCACCGGCATCAAAAGTCCGATCGGAGTGAAAGTCGCCGGCACCCAATTGACGGACATCGATGCTGTCACCCAGGCGGTCGAGCGGGTGGCCAAAGGCGTACCCGGTGTCAGTTCAGCGCTGGCCGAACGCTTGACCGGCGGCCGCTATATCGACGTGGATATCGACCGCAAGGCCGCCGCTCGCTACGGGCTGAATATCGCTGATGTGCAGTCCATCGTGGCCGGCGCTATCGGTGGTGAAAATGTCGGGGAGACCATTGAAGGGCTCGCACGTTTCCCGATCAACGTACGTTACCCGCGGGAGTGGCGTGACTCGCTTGGTGCCCTGGAGCAATTGCCGATCTACACGCCGTCAGGCATCCAGATCACCCTGGGGACAGTGGCCAACGTCAAAATCAGCGACGGCCCGGCGATGCTCAAAAGTGAAAACGCGAGGCCTTCAGGCTGGGTGTATATCGATGTGCGTGGCCGGGACATTGCCTCGGTGGTCGCTGATTTGCGCCATGCCGTAAACGAGCAGGTCAAGTTGCAGCCTGGCATGAGCCTGAGCTACTCAGGGCAGTTCGAGTTTCTCGACAGAGCCAATGCACGACTCAAACTGGTGGTGCCAGCCACGCTGTTGATCATCTTCGTGCTGCTCTACCTGACGTTTGCGCGCTTCGATGAGGCGTTGCTGATCATGGCCACGCTGCCATTCGCGCTGACTGGCGGGGCATGGTTCATCTATCTGTTGGGATTCAACCTGTCGGTCGCCACCGGTGTCGGTTTTATCGCCCTGGCCGGTGTTTCTGCCGAGTTTGGCGTGATCATGCTGCTCTATCTGAAAAACGCCTGGGCAGAACGTGAAGACCTCGGCGACAGCACTGAGCGCGGGCTGGTTGCGGCGATTCGTGAAGGCGCTGTGCAGCGTGTTCGACCCAAGGCCATGACCGTGGCCGTGATCATTGCCGGCCTGTTACCCATCCTGTTGGGCAGCGGAACGGGCAGTGAAGTGATGAGCCGCATTGCCGCGCCCATGGTCGGCGGCATGATCACGGCTCCCTTGCTTTCCCTGTTTGTCATTCCGGCAGCCTATCGCCTGATGCGCCGCCGACATCTCGTCATTGAATCCACTCACCTTAAAGGAAACGTCGTATGA
- a CDS encoding copper-binding protein, producing the protein MKLTHIAVAGTLVALSFLARAEDMPGMKMDGMEGMQTKETKQAPVANANGTIKAIDAARHTVTISHGTVPAVQWPPMTMAFSVTDDQLAGLSAGDRVSFVFQVEGGSATIVSIKK; encoded by the coding sequence ATGAAACTGACCCATATTGCAGTGGCAGGAACCTTGGTTGCGTTGTCTTTCTTGGCTCGTGCAGAGGATATGCCGGGTATGAAAATGGACGGTATGGAGGGCATGCAGACAAAGGAGACAAAGCAGGCGCCCGTCGCTAATGCCAACGGAACGATCAAGGCTATCGATGCTGCCAGACACACGGTGACCATCTCCCACGGCACAGTACCCGCCGTGCAATGGCCGCCGATGACCATGGCCTTTTCCGTGACGGATGATCAGCTCGCCGGGCTGTCGGCCGGAGACCGTGTCTCGTTTGTTTTCCAGGTCGAGGGTGGCAGCGCGACGATTGTTTCAATCAAAAAATAA
- a CDS encoding TetR/AcrR family transcriptional regulator, with product MSIQKSTPSEPGGDPQGRANQKLRTRQALIDAAIALRDEGQNPTVAQVAERAMVSRATAYRYFPSTEALISETAADREMKPLESFWQPGDDPVKGIGLAANALNKLLIDDEIGLHVMERSFMSVWLDSETHEPLRPGRRMSYIEPIVDSLKDVLSPRARKRLKQALSIVIGTEALIAVRDISGASVEESLDTAAWAARALVRQALAENEEARRKRNSI from the coding sequence ATGTCGATCCAGAAGTCAACCCCGTCTGAACCCGGCGGCGATCCGCAAGGCCGCGCCAACCAGAAACTGCGAACGCGTCAGGCGCTGATCGATGCCGCCATCGCCTTGCGCGACGAGGGCCAAAACCCGACGGTTGCGCAAGTGGCCGAGCGCGCGATGGTCTCGCGCGCCACGGCCTATCGCTATTTTCCTTCGACCGAGGCCTTGATCAGCGAGACGGCAGCGGATCGTGAAATGAAGCCGCTGGAGAGCTTCTGGCAACCGGGAGACGACCCGGTCAAGGGCATTGGCCTGGCCGCGAACGCGTTGAACAAACTCTTGATCGACGACGAGATCGGCCTGCACGTGATGGAGCGTTCGTTCATGTCGGTGTGGCTCGACAGCGAGACCCACGAGCCCCTGCGACCAGGCCGCCGGATGAGCTACATCGAACCGATCGTCGACTCGCTGAAGGACGTGCTCTCGCCCCGCGCACGCAAACGACTGAAGCAGGCGCTGTCGATCGTTATCGGCACCGAGGCGTTGATCGCCGTGCGCGATATCAGTGGCGCGAGCGTCGAAGAATCACTCGACACCGCCGCGTGGGCGGCGAGGGCGCTGGTTCGTCAGGCGTTGGCGGAGAATGAAGAGGCTCGGCGCAAGCGCAATTCCATATAG
- a CDS encoding YSC84-related protein yields MIKYLRMMAMISILAITAGCQMGQSTSASDAMAANAEMDREAKAALQSLYTKTPQARALAQRAKGILVFPDVLKAGLIAGAHHGEGELIENGKVTGYYATTAASYGLQAGVQRFGYVMFFMTYSAMNDLKNVNGFEVGVGPSIVVVDSGMAKSITTSTAQSDVYAFIFDQKGLMAGLGLQGSKITRLNR; encoded by the coding sequence ATGATCAAATACCTTCGAATGATGGCAATGATTTCAATCCTCGCGATCACGGCGGGCTGCCAAATGGGTCAATCAACTTCCGCCTCTGATGCGATGGCTGCTAACGCGGAAATGGACCGCGAGGCGAAAGCGGCGTTACAGAGTTTGTATACCAAAACGCCGCAAGCGCGCGCCCTCGCGCAGCGAGCCAAGGGTATCCTCGTTTTCCCTGATGTGCTGAAAGCGGGCCTCATCGCCGGCGCACACCATGGCGAAGGCGAATTGATTGAGAACGGAAAAGTGACGGGATACTACGCGACCACAGCAGCCTCATACGGCCTTCAGGCGGGCGTGCAGCGGTTTGGATACGTGATGTTTTTCATGACCTATTCAGCGATGAATGATCTGAAAAATGTTAATGGATTTGAGGTCGGCGTGGGCCCAAGCATCGTGGTCGTAGATTCAGGCATGGCCAAATCGATAACTACCTCAACGGCTCAATCCGATGTCTATGCGTTCATCTTTGATCAAAAGGGCTTAATGGCCGGGCTGGGATTGCAGGGTTCAAAAATTACCAGGCTCAATCGCTGA
- a CDS encoding LysR family transcriptional regulator — protein MEFLNDMALFVEVVKAHSFTRAAETLGIPNSTLSRRISALEKGIGLRLLHRTTRKIEPTEAGQLYFERCKRIVDEARLAHEQLGEMLARPSGLLRASLPVDFATVYLAPLIAEFARIYPGISFEFDLSPRQVDLISDPVDVVIRMGEPPNSTLIARKLASLRRSLYASPRYLEVSGAPEHPSELVNHECLRLRGAGGDRWTLSNEADNEQVDIGGRFELNSVGMLRRLATLDLGVALLPDGIAAQDLADGKLRKVLPQWQASPVSVYALTETRLLPAKTQRFIEFLRDKLECA, from the coding sequence GTGGAATTTCTCAACGACATGGCGCTGTTTGTCGAGGTAGTGAAGGCGCATAGTTTCACGCGTGCGGCAGAAACGCTGGGGATACCCAACTCGACCTTGTCCCGGCGAATAAGCGCGCTGGAGAAGGGGATTGGCTTGCGGTTGTTGCACCGCACGACTCGCAAGATCGAGCCCACCGAAGCGGGCCAGTTGTACTTTGAACGCTGCAAACGAATCGTCGATGAGGCCCGTCTGGCGCATGAGCAGCTAGGGGAAATGCTGGCCCGGCCCAGCGGCTTATTGCGCGCCTCGCTACCCGTCGACTTCGCCACTGTCTACCTGGCCCCATTGATTGCGGAGTTTGCCCGGATCTACCCCGGCATAAGTTTTGAGTTCGATCTGAGCCCACGTCAGGTCGATCTGATCAGTGATCCGGTTGATGTGGTGATTCGGATGGGGGAGCCGCCGAACTCGACCCTGATCGCTCGTAAGCTCGCAAGCTTGCGGCGCAGCTTGTATGCATCTCCAAGATACTTGGAGGTCTCCGGTGCTCCTGAGCATCCATCTGAACTGGTCAACCATGAATGCCTGCGATTGCGTGGAGCAGGAGGCGACCGTTGGACGCTGTCCAACGAGGCAGATAACGAGCAGGTAGATATAGGAGGGCGATTCGAACTCAACAGCGTAGGCATGCTAAGGCGTCTGGCAACGTTGGATCTCGGTGTGGCGTTGTTGCCAGACGGTATCGCGGCGCAGGACCTTGCGGACGGAAAACTTCGCAAAGTTCTACCGCAATGGCAGGCATCGCCTGTATCGGTTTACGCGCTGACTGAAACCCGTTTGCTTCCGGCGAAAACCCAAAGATTTATTGAGTTTCTGCGAGATAAGCTTGAATGCGCGTAG
- a CDS encoding alkene reductase: protein MNALFSEVQVGRYSLSNRIVMAPMTRSRSDDAGVPSDMVATYYAQRATAGLIISEGVFPVALGKGYVRTPGIETTEQIAAWKKVADAVHARGGRIFMQLMHCGRVSHPSLLANGAQPQAPSAIKAAGQTYTATGLQDFVIPHALTVAEIANVVEGYRQSARRAIEAGFDGVELHAASGYLPEQFLSTGSNQRDDQYGGSVENRARFVLEVLAAMVSEVGSDRVGIKISPEMNFNDIVDANPQETYTYLVKQLRDFKLAYLHVALFGAQYDYHAALRPLFDGSYLIGSGQTKDSAESLIADGKADAAVFGGAFLANPDLPERFRTGAELNTPEKDTFYAPGEEGYIDYPTLSQGA, encoded by the coding sequence ATGAATGCTCTTTTTTCCGAAGTCCAGGTAGGCCGCTACTCCCTGTCCAACCGTATCGTCATGGCGCCAATGACCCGCTCGCGCTCCGATGACGCTGGTGTGCCCAGCGACATGGTTGCAACCTACTATGCACAGCGCGCCACCGCCGGCTTGATCATCAGCGAAGGCGTCTTCCCCGTTGCACTCGGTAAAGGCTATGTCCGCACACCAGGTATTGAAACCACCGAACAGATTGCCGCCTGGAAGAAAGTCGCCGACGCGGTTCACGCTCGTGGTGGCCGCATTTTCATGCAATTGATGCACTGCGGGCGGGTTTCACACCCTTCGTTGCTGGCCAACGGCGCACAGCCGCAAGCGCCCTCTGCAATCAAGGCCGCAGGCCAGACCTACACCGCCACCGGGTTGCAGGATTTCGTGATACCCCACGCCCTGACCGTCGCTGAAATTGCCAATGTGGTTGAAGGCTACCGTCAGTCCGCACGTCGGGCGATTGAAGCCGGTTTCGACGGTGTTGAATTGCACGCCGCTTCGGGATACCTGCCTGAGCAGTTTCTCTCCACCGGCAGCAACCAGCGCGACGACCAATACGGTGGCTCGGTAGAAAACCGTGCTCGCTTCGTTCTGGAAGTGCTCGCCGCCATGGTGAGTGAAGTGGGCAGTGACCGTGTCGGCATCAAGATCTCTCCAGAGATGAATTTCAACGACATCGTCGATGCCAATCCACAGGAAACCTACACCTACCTGGTCAAGCAACTTCGCGACTTCAAGCTCGCTTATCTGCACGTGGCGCTGTTTGGTGCCCAGTACGACTACCACGCCGCATTGCGTCCGCTATTCGACGGTAGCTACCTGATCGGCAGTGGCCAGACCAAAGACAGCGCCGAGTCGCTGATCGCTGACGGTAAAGCAGACGCAGCGGTGTTCGGCGGTGCCTTCCTGGCCAACCCCGATCTGCCTGAGCGGTTCCGTACAGGCGCTGAGTTGAATACTCCAGAAAAGGACACCTTCTACGCCCCGGGCGAAGAAGGCTATATCGATTATCCCACCCTGTCTCAAGGGGCCTGA
- a CDS encoding pirin family protein, whose amino-acid sequence MPSIARLQRMNHGSQFRAFSLRGDQYAKPIDPFLGVDHAWISGPTFPPHPHAGFSAVSYLFLDSETGIDNRDSLGNRNLIQPGGLHWTAAGEGIVHEEVPAEPGKTVHMLQIFINLPKDMQADAPFVFSVEAQDVPTVYLAGAKIRVPLGNFEGLDSPSLLPTDVRLLDISLEVASEVKIPVPQGHVAFVMPIDGEMYIDGQAFDLTDPKAPVNLPQGADRVVTLQAKNGNAKAVMFSGTPLNQPVFWQGPMALASMDALATAVDGYRRGEFGTLQAR is encoded by the coding sequence ATGCCTTCCATCGCACGTTTACAGCGCATGAACCATGGCAGCCAGTTTCGGGCGTTCAGTCTGCGCGGCGATCAGTATGCGAAACCTATCGATCCATTCCTCGGTGTGGACCATGCATGGATCAGCGGACCGACGTTTCCACCCCATCCGCATGCGGGTTTTTCAGCGGTCTCCTACCTTTTTCTGGATTCGGAAACAGGCATCGACAACCGGGACTCGCTCGGCAATCGCAATCTGATTCAACCCGGTGGTTTGCACTGGACGGCGGCGGGTGAAGGCATCGTTCACGAAGAGGTCCCTGCTGAACCGGGCAAGACTGTTCACATGCTGCAAATTTTTATCAACCTGCCCAAAGACATGCAAGCCGATGCGCCCTTTGTCTTCAGTGTGGAGGCCCAGGATGTGCCTACCGTTTATTTGGCAGGCGCGAAAATACGTGTCCCGCTGGGTAACTTCGAAGGGCTGGATTCTCCGTCGTTACTGCCTACGGACGTAAGGCTTCTGGACATCTCCCTTGAAGTCGCAAGCGAAGTGAAGATTCCGGTACCGCAAGGGCATGTGGCGTTCGTGATGCCAATCGACGGAGAGATGTATATCGACGGGCAGGCCTTCGACCTGACTGACCCCAAGGCGCCGGTCAATCTTCCTCAGGGCGCTGATCGGGTTGTCACCCTGCAAGCAAAGAACGGAAATGCCAAGGCAGTCATGTTTTCCGGCACTCCGTTGAATCAACCGGTGTTTTGGCAAGGGCCAATGGCCCTCGCTTCGATGGACGCGCTGGCCACAGCAGTAGACGGCTACCGGCGCGGCGAGTTTGGAACGCTGCAAGCTCGTTAA
- a CDS encoding isochorismatase family protein: MTFENFNAKNAALLLIDHQVGTMGWAKSMPFEELKRNALMLAKAARILKLPVVLTSSMEEYAQGPLLSELEEILPTEFASRIKRLGIVNAMDDENFAAAVKATGRKKLIIAGVTNDVCTVYPALSLVRDGYEVQVVADGGASPTAMADDIALRRMDKAGVTLTTTNQLIAELAGSWATPEGGELVQVLMEAFGE, encoded by the coding sequence ATGACATTCGAAAATTTCAATGCTAAGAATGCGGCCCTACTGCTGATCGATCACCAAGTCGGGACCATGGGCTGGGCTAAATCCATGCCCTTTGAAGAGCTGAAGCGCAACGCACTGATGCTTGCAAAAGCAGCACGCATCCTGAAGCTTCCCGTCGTACTGACTTCCAGCATGGAAGAATATGCCCAAGGCCCGCTGCTGAGCGAACTGGAAGAGATCCTTCCGACTGAATTTGCTAGCCGCATCAAACGACTGGGCATCGTCAATGCAATGGACGATGAAAACTTCGCCGCAGCCGTGAAGGCAACAGGCCGCAAAAAGCTGATCATTGCCGGTGTGACCAACGATGTGTGCACGGTCTACCCGGCGCTATCTTTGGTCCGTGATGGTTATGAAGTCCAGGTAGTTGCCGATGGGGGCGCTTCACCTACCGCCATGGCTGATGACATTGCTTTGCGCCGCATGGATAAGGCCGGTGTGACGCTGACTACCACCAACCAGCTAATCGCCGAACTGGCAGGTAGCTGGGCAACACCGGAAGGCGGCGAGTTGGTTCAAGTGCTTATGGAAGCCTTCGGCGAATAA